A single region of the Halobellus ruber genome encodes:
- a CDS encoding glycosyltransferase family 4 protein: MASGHRLLIRSHWSLHNQPTGGADLLMHNIATALTNSGWDVDILCPQPNDSEIRNNMGQSDINYHNFKYSEPQSPVRKMVNSVRGWKTYRNVVYNNNYDIILDDISHIPFYPLHFDHPGTAVDATFMHTAFFDSAWEFDTKIGGTVINLIDRSLSYLDSHIICAGPSTANRMEEIGDCTNTYVLRPCIDLEKFEYEFDPDSKNILFLGRLTQRKNAGCLLRAWKHIEDTYDEYTLTIAGTGNRDRQLKQLADNLGLKNVTFTGFVTEERKLELFRNAFVFVLPSLIEGYVTTGIEALASGTPVVGSDTHGINDYIIDGKNGLLFETNKPMQLAGTLRYAIENRGELQSMARTGRRLAESHSFDSFQSQSDLLFSSITNERT, from the coding sequence ATGGCTAGTGGCCACCGTTTGTTAATCCGCTCACATTGGTCCCTACATAACCAACCAACAGGTGGTGCTGACCTACTTATGCATAATATTGCAACTGCACTCACTAATAGTGGCTGGGATGTTGATATTTTGTGCCCCCAACCGAATGATTCAGAGATTCGAAATAATATGGGACAAAGTGACATAAATTATCATAATTTCAAGTACAGTGAACCGCAGAGCCCAGTAAGGAAGATGGTGAACTCTGTCCGGGGCTGGAAAACATACCGGAATGTTGTCTATAATAATAATTATGACATAATACTGGATGACATCTCTCATATTCCGTTTTACCCACTTCATTTTGATCACCCGGGTACCGCAGTTGATGCAACATTTATGCACACTGCATTTTTCGATTCTGCTTGGGAATTTGACACTAAAATCGGTGGAACAGTGATAAATCTTATTGATAGATCTTTGTCTTATTTAGACTCTCATATAATCTGTGCTGGGCCAAGCACAGCGAACCGAATGGAGGAGATAGGTGATTGTACTAACACTTATGTACTCAGGCCATGTATTGATTTAGAAAAATTCGAATATGAATTCGATCCAGATTCAAAAAACATCCTCTTCCTTGGCCGACTTACCCAGCGTAAAAATGCGGGCTGCCTTCTCCGAGCTTGGAAACACATCGAAGATACGTATGATGAATATACTCTCACTATTGCTGGGACGGGGAACAGGGACCGTCAATTGAAACAGCTTGCGGATAATCTAGGGCTTAAGAATGTTACCTTTACCGGATTTGTAACCGAAGAAAGGAAGTTAGAGTTATTCCGTAACGCGTTTGTATTCGTTCTCCCGTCACTTATCGAAGGTTACGTGACAACCGGCATTGAAGCGCTTGCTTCAGGTACGCCTGTTGTTGGATCTGATACGCACGGAATCAATGACTATATCATAGATGGAAAAAACGGGCTCCTATTTGAAACAAATAAGCCGATGCAACTTGCGGGCACTCTTCGTTATGCAATTGAAAACCGAGGAGAGTTACAATCTATGGCGCGTACCGGTCGAAGGTTGGCTGAGTCACACTCATTTGACTCTTTCCAAAGCCAATCTGACCTATTATTTTCAAGTATTACGAACGAGCGTACGTAG
- a CDS encoding sulfatase, producing MMEEKSNVVLVVMDTARADFVDTQYAEKPVTPNISEIAEEGSSFSSVYSTAPWTLPSHASLLTGTYPSTHCAHAGHKLLDSEHTMLQEVLAGSGYETVGVSNNVWVGPSFGFESGFEKFIKGWELLQSGTDLGGIGLTTNGREQIISIAKNIFRGNPFKNFINAVFARYYMDRELDNGAHRTNRRINSWLGSREDSKPFFLFINYLEPHLEYRPPKEYAKKFLPETVSYQQAMNVNQNAWEYVTEQVDHSKKDFKILKSLYAAETAYLDSKIGDLIAILKENDEWDETVFILLGDHGENIGEHNLMDHQYCLYDTLMNVPLVTNKEQFGDSVKSDELIQLVDIAPTILDEVDIGAHNFRDQIQGYSLHNSDFGRKFVIGEYAAPQPSRDAIEERVGDPHGIMDRFDRSIRCIRNNEFKYIRGSDGETELYNIKSDPGESQNVSNEYPEMCEQLEQQLDHWLDSINKRNVSGEVSMGKSTQQRLEDLGYLQ from the coding sequence ATGATGGAGGAGAAATCCAACGTAGTACTCGTGGTGATGGATACTGCCCGTGCGGACTTCGTTGATACCCAGTATGCAGAAAAACCCGTCACTCCTAATATTTCAGAAATAGCAGAGGAAGGTTCGTCATTCTCTAGCGTGTACAGTACTGCACCGTGGACATTGCCCTCCCACGCATCGCTGCTGACTGGGACGTATCCGTCAACGCATTGTGCACACGCCGGTCACAAGTTACTCGATAGTGAACATACGATGTTACAAGAGGTCCTTGCTGGGTCAGGCTACGAAACCGTTGGTGTATCCAACAACGTTTGGGTAGGTCCTTCCTTTGGGTTTGAAAGTGGATTCGAGAAGTTCATTAAAGGATGGGAGTTGCTACAGTCAGGTACTGATCTCGGCGGCATCGGTCTTACTACAAACGGCCGCGAACAGATTATTTCGATCGCGAAAAACATTTTTCGAGGGAACCCGTTTAAAAATTTTATAAATGCAGTATTCGCTAGATACTATATGGATAGAGAGCTGGACAACGGTGCACACCGCACTAATAGGCGTATTAACAGTTGGTTAGGTTCTCGAGAAGACTCCAAGCCATTCTTTTTATTTATTAACTATTTGGAGCCGCACCTAGAGTACCGACCGCCAAAGGAATATGCAAAAAAGTTCCTTCCAGAAACCGTTTCGTATCAGCAAGCGATGAATGTCAATCAGAATGCCTGGGAATATGTAACGGAACAAGTAGATCACTCGAAAAAAGATTTCAAAATTCTAAAATCATTGTACGCTGCCGAAACTGCATATCTTGACTCTAAGATCGGAGATTTAATTGCGATATTAAAAGAAAATGACGAGTGGGATGAAACAGTCTTTATTTTACTTGGAGATCACGGAGAGAATATAGGTGAACATAATTTGATGGATCATCAGTATTGTCTATATGATACTCTTATGAACGTTCCTCTGGTAACAAACAAAGAACAATTTGGGGATAGTGTGAAGTCCGATGAATTAATCCAATTAGTTGATATTGCTCCAACAATATTAGATGAGGTTGATATCGGGGCACATAATTTTCGGGATCAGATTCAGGGCTATTCGCTACACAATTCAGATTTCGGCCGTAAGTTCGTTATAGGAGAGTATGCTGCACCACAACCATCTCGAGATGCCATAGAAGAGCGTGTTGGTGACCCACACGGCATTATGGACCGATTCGATCGGTCTATTCGATGTATTCGTAATAATGAGTTCAAATATATTCGTGGATCCGATGGAGAGACTGAATTGTACAATATTAAAAGTGATCCCGGGGAATCACAAAATGTATCCAATGAATATCCGGAAATGTGCGAACAGCTAGAACAACAACTTGACCATTGGCTTGATTCAATAAACAAAAGGAATGTATCTGGTGAGGTATCAATGGGTAAGTCAACGCAGCAGCGATTGGAGGACCTTGGTTACCTGCAATAG